Proteins found in one Equus przewalskii isolate Varuska chromosome 20, EquPr2, whole genome shotgun sequence genomic segment:
- the SLC30A5 gene encoding proton-coupled zinc antiporter SLC30A5 — protein sequence MEEKYGGDVLAGPGGGGGLGPVDVPSARLMKYIVLLCFSKFLKAVGLFESYDLLKVVHIVQFIFILKLGTAFFMVLFQKPFSSGKNITKHQWIKIFKHAVSGCIISLLWFFGLTLCGPLRTLLLFEHSDIVVISLLSVLFTSSGGGPAKTRGAAFFIIAVICLLLFDNDDLMAKMAEHPEGHHDSALTHMLYTAIAFLGVADHKGGVLLLVLALCCKVGFHTASRKLSIDVGGAKRLQALSHVVSVLLLCPWVIVLSVTTESKVESWFSLIMPFTTVIFFVMILDFYVDSICSVKMEVSKCARYGSFPIFISALLFGNFWTHPITDQLRAMNKATHQESTEHVLSGGVVVSAIFFILSANILSSPSKRGQKGTLIGYSPEGTPLYNFMGDAFQHSSQSIPRFIKESLKQILEENDSRQIFYFLCLNLLFTFVELFYGVLTNSLGLISDGFHMLFDCSALVMGLFAALMSRWKATRIFSYGYGRIEILSGFINGLFLMVIAFFVFMESVARLIDPPELDTHMLTPVSVGGLIVNLIGICAFSHAHNHTHGASQGSCHSSDHSHSHHMHGHSDHGHGHSHGSAGRGMNANMRGVFLHVLADTLGSIGVIVSTVLIEQFGWFIADPLCSLFIAILIFLSVVPLIKDACQVLLLRLPPEYERELHSALEKIQKIEGLISYRDPHFWRHSASVVAGTIHIQVTSDVLEQRVVQQVTGILKDAGVNNLTIQVEKEAYFQHMSGLSTGFHDVLAMTKQMESMKCYRDGTYIM from the exons ATGGAGGAGAAATACGGTGGGGACGTGCTGGCcggccccggcggcggcggcggcctcgGGCCGGTGGACGTGCCCAGCGCTCG attaatGAAATATATTGTGTTACTGTGTTTCAGTAAATTTTTGAAGGCCGTGGGACTTTTTGAATCATATGATCTCCTAAAAGTAGTTCACATTGTtcagttcatttttatattaaaactggG GACTGcattttttatggttttgtttcAAAAGCCATTTTCTTCTGGGAAAAATATAACCAAACACCAG TggatcaaaatatttaaacacgCAGTTTCTGGATGTATCATTTCACTCTTGTGGTTTTTTGGCCTCACTCTTTGTGGACCACTAag GACTTTGCTGCTATTTGAACACAGTGATATTGTTGTCATCTCACTACTCAGTGTTTTGTTCACTAGTTCTGGAGGAGGACCAGCAAAG acAAGGGGGGCTGCTTTTTTCATTATTGCTGTGATCTGCCTATTGCTTTTCGACAATGATGATCTCATGGCTAAAATGGCTGAACACC CTGAAGGACATCATGACAGTGCTCTAACTCACATGCTTTACACAGCCATTGCCTTCTTAGGTGTGGCAGACCACAAG GGTGGAGTATTGTTGCTAGTACTGGCTTTGTGTTGTAAAGTTGGTTTTCATACAGCTTCCAGAAAACTCTCTATAGATGTTGGTGGAGCCAAACGTCTTCAAGCTTTATCCCATGTTGTTTCTGTGCTTCTCTTGTGCCCGTGGGTCATTGTTCTTTCTGTGACAACTGAG agtAAAGTTGAGTCTTGGTTTTCTCTCATTATGCCTTTTACAACGGTTATCTTTTTTGTCATGATCCTGGATTTCTATGTCGATTCCATTTGTTCAGTCAAAATGGAAGTTTCCAAATGTGCCCGTTATGGATCCTTCCCCATTTTTATTAGTGCTCtactttttggaaatttttgGACACATCCAATAACAGACCAGCTTCGGGCCATGAACAAAGCAACACATCAGGAGAGCACTGAACATGTCCTGTCTGGAGGAGTGGTAGTGAGCGctatattcttcattttgt CTGCCAACATCTTATCATCTCCTTCTAAGAGAGGACAGAAAGGTACCCTAATTGGATACTCTCCTGAAGGAACACCTCTTTATAACTTCATGGGTGATGCTTTTCAACATAGCTCGCAGTCGATTCCTAGGTTTATTAAGGAATCACTAAAACAAATCCTTGAGGAGAATGACTCTAGGCAGATCTTTTACTTCTTGTGCTTGAATCtg cTTTTTACCTTTGTGGAATTATTCTATGGCGTGTTGACCAATAGTCTGGGTCTGATCTCAGATGGATTTCACATGCTCTTCGACTGCTCTGCCTTGGTCATGGGACTTTTTGCGGCCCTGATGAGTAGGTGGAAAGCAACTCGGATTTTCTCTTATGG GTATGGCCGAATAGAAATTCTCTCTGGATTTATTAATGGACTTTTTCTAATGGTAATAGCATTTTTTGTGTTTATGGAGTCAGTGGCTAGATTAATTGATCCTCCAGAATTAGACACACACATGTTAACA CCAGTCTCAGTTGGAGGGCTGATAGTAAACCTTATTGGTATCTGTGCCTTTAGCCATGCCCACAACCATACCCATGGAGCTTCTCAAGGAAGCTGTCACTCGTCTGATCACAGCCATTCACACCATATGCATGGACACAGTGACCATGGGCACGGTCACAGCCACGGATCTGCAGGCAGAGGCATGAATGCTAACATGAGGG gtgtATTTCTACATGTTTTGGCAGACACACTTGGCAGTATTGGTGTGATTGTATCCACAGTTCTTATAGAGCAGTTTGGATGGTTCATTGCTGATCCactctgttctctttttattgCCATATTAATATTTCTCAGTGTGGTTCCACTGATTAAAGATGCCTGTCAAGTTCTGCTTCTGAGACTGCCGCCAGAATACGAAAGAGAACTACATAGTGCTTTAGAAAAG ATACAGAAAATTGAAGGATTAATTTCATACCGAGACCCTCATTTTTGGCGTCATTCTGCCAGTGTTGTGGCAGGAACAATTCATATACAGGTGACATCCGATGTGCTGGAACAAAGAGTAGTACAGCAG GTTACAGGAATACTTAAAGATGCTGGAGTAAACAATTTAACAATTCAAGTGGAAAAAGAGGCGTACTTTCAGCATATGTCTGGCCTGAGTACTGGATTTCATGATGTTCTGGCTATGACAAAACAAATGGAGTCCATGAAATGCTACAGAGATGGTACTTACATCATGTGA